In Populus alba chromosome 1, ASM523922v2, whole genome shotgun sequence, a single window of DNA contains:
- the LOC118042340 gene encoding probable purine permease 4 isoform X1, translated as MRLLSFNSFLKDISAQASPPNSPKSHLHSQSALNNTTTKKNENNTETIQEQQKLHKDFSSSQSLVIMSNNPVRVQEDQKAKTSKRYMFLLVINYLFLFAGSLSSSLLSKFYFNHHGSSRWVSTWVQSAGFPLLIFPIYLPFYVLKCTDRRPFSDFTPRILILSILIGLMLGLNNLLFSWGNSYLPVSTSSLLLSSQLVFNLILSVIIVKQKITFQNLNCVVLLTLSSVLLALGSSHDKPQGLTRAKYFVGFFSTIGAGLLFALYLPIMEKIYKWIYCYEMVMEMQLVMEIAATALATAGMASDGGFSEMKRESQVKFDKGPEIYWVTVFANVVTWQLCFMGTAGMVFLTSSLTGGICMTALLAMNVLGGVLVYGDEFGGVKVVSTVLYGWGFCSYVYGMYLKMREEKEMENKNHGMEMAHNVVSANNV; from the coding sequence ATGCGTCTCCTTAGTTTCAACTCCTTTTTAAAGGATATCTCGGCACAAGCCTCACCTCCAAATTCTCCCAAATCCCATCTCCACTCTCAAAGTGCTCTAAACAACACCACCACCAAGAAGAACGAGAACAATACTGAAACAATTCAAGAACAGCAAAAGCTACACAAAGATTTCTCATCTTCACAATCACTAGTGATCATGAGCAATAATCCAGTTAGAGTGCAAGAAGACCAAAAGGCCAAGACGAGCAAGAGATACATGTTTCTTTTGGTGATCAACTACCTGTTCCTCTTTGCGGGCTCACTCTCTTCGAGCTTACTCTCAAAGTTTTATTTCAACCATCACGGTTCAAGCAGATGGGTATCTACATGGGTACAATCTGCTGGTTTCCCTCTTCTTATCTTCCCCATTTACCTCCCTTTTTATGTCCTCAAATGCACTGATAGACGTCCCTTTAGTGACTTCACTCCAAGGATATTAATCTTATCAATCTTAATAGGTCTTATGTTAGGCCTGAATAACCTTCTCTTTTCATGGGGCAATTCTTATCTCCCAGTATCAACCTCTTCCCTACTTTTGTCTTCTCAACTTGTATTCAACCTTATTCTCTCGGTTATCATAGTAAAACAAAAGATCACCTTTCAAAATCTCAACTGTGTAGTCCTTTTGACCCTAAGTTCAGTCCTTTTGGCTTTAGGTTCAAGCCATGATAAACCTCAAGGACTAACCCGTGCAAAatactttgttggtttcttttCAACCATAGGAGCCGGCttgttatttgctttatatttaCCAATCATGGAAAAGATATACAAATGGATCTACTGTTATGAGATGGTGATGGAAATGCAGTTAGTGATGGAGATTGCAGCCACGGCTCTGGCCACCGCGGGGATGGCATCAGACGGTGGTTTCTCAGAGATGAAGAGAGAGAGCCAAGTCAAATTTGATAAAGGACCAGAGATTTACTGGGTGACGGTGTTCGCTAACGTGGTTACATGGCAGCTATGCTTCATGGGCACAGCAGGAATGGTTTTCTTAACATCATCACTAACAGGAGGGATTTGCATGACTGCCCTTTTGGCCATGAACGTGTTAGGGGGGGTGCTGGTCTATGGAGATGAGTTTGGCGGTGTCAAGGTAGTATCCACTGTGCTTTATGGGTGGGGTTTTTGTTCTTACGTTTATGGCATGTATCTTaaaatgagagaagaaaaggagatggAGAATAAAAATCATGGGATGGAGATGGCTCATAACGTTGTATCAGCCAATAATGTTTag
- the LOC118042340 gene encoding probable purine permease 4 isoform X2: protein MRLLSFNSFLKDISAQASPPNSPKSHLHSQSALNNTTTKKNENNTETIQEQQKLHKDFSSSQSLVIMSNNPVRVQEDQKAKTSKRYMFLLVINYLFLFAGSLSSSLLSKFYFNHHGSSRWVSTWVQSAGFPLLIFPIYLPFYVLKCTDRRPFSDFTPRILILSILIGLMLGLNNLLFSWGNSYLPVSTSSLLLSSQLVFNLILSVIIVKQKITFQNLNCVVLLTLSSVLLALGSSHDKPQGLTRAKYFVGFFSTIGAGLLFALYLPIMEKIYKWIYCYEMVMEMQLVMEIAATALATAGMASDGGFSEMKRESQVKFDKGPEIYWVTVFANVVTWQLCFMGTAGMVFLTSSLTGGICMTALLAMNVLGGVLVYGDEFGGVKARVKNK, encoded by the exons ATGCGTCTCCTTAGTTTCAACTCCTTTTTAAAGGATATCTCGGCACAAGCCTCACCTCCAAATTCTCCCAAATCCCATCTCCACTCTCAAAGTGCTCTAAACAACACCACCACCAAGAAGAACGAGAACAATACTGAAACAATTCAAGAACAGCAAAAGCTACACAAAGATTTCTCATCTTCACAATCACTAGTGATCATGAGCAATAATCCAGTTAGAGTGCAAGAAGACCAAAAGGCCAAGACGAGCAAGAGATACATGTTTCTTTTGGTGATCAACTACCTGTTCCTCTTTGCGGGCTCACTCTCTTCGAGCTTACTCTCAAAGTTTTATTTCAACCATCACGGTTCAAGCAGATGGGTATCTACATGGGTACAATCTGCTGGTTTCCCTCTTCTTATCTTCCCCATTTACCTCCCTTTTTATGTCCTCAAATGCACTGATAGACGTCCCTTTAGTGACTTCACTCCAAGGATATTAATCTTATCAATCTTAATAGGTCTTATGTTAGGCCTGAATAACCTTCTCTTTTCATGGGGCAATTCTTATCTCCCAGTATCAACCTCTTCCCTACTTTTGTCTTCTCAACTTGTATTCAACCTTATTCTCTCGGTTATCATAGTAAAACAAAAGATCACCTTTCAAAATCTCAACTGTGTAGTCCTTTTGACCCTAAGTTCAGTCCTTTTGGCTTTAGGTTCAAGCCATGATAAACCTCAAGGACTAACCCGTGCAAAatactttgttggtttcttttCAACCATAGGAGCCGGCttgttatttgctttatatttaCCAATCATGGAAAAGATATACAAATGGATCTACTGTTATGAGATGGTGATGGAAATGCAGTTAGTGATGGAGATTGCAGCCACGGCTCTGGCCACCGCGGGGATGGCATCAGACGGTGGTTTCTCAGAGATGAAGAGAGAGAGCCAAGTCAAATTTGATAAAGGACCAGAGATTTACTGGGTGACGGTGTTCGCTAACGTGGTTACATGGCAGCTATGCTTCATGGGCACAGCAGGAATGGTTTTCTTAACATCATCACTAACAGGAGGGATTTGCATGACTGCCCTTTTGGCCATGAACGTGTTAGGGGGGGTGCTGGTCTATGGAGATGAGTTTGGCGGTGTCAAG GCGAGAGTAAAGAACAAGTAG